The segment CATTGATGAATTGTAAAAAACGGCTGCTGTACTTTACCGTACAGCAGCCGTTTTTCTCTTTGTTCTTTACTTTTTGTCGGAGTCCTGCTCCGCCTTTTCCTGCGATTCCTGTTCACGGCGCAGCTCTTTGATGCGCTTTTTCTCGCTCTGGACATGGGGCCATGGCCAGCTGAAGCCCTCGTTCTCACGGCACCATTTGACCAGCGGATAGAACGCGAAGGCCAGACCGAAGAGGTACAGCAGAGCGTACAGCAGGGCATCCAGCGTGATGAGTGCATCCAGTGCACCGATCACCGCAACCACGCAGCCTGCCTTCAAAAAGAACAGGCCGTTCTGGCGGCAGTATTCCTCAAAGTGTTCCGCTTTGACGGCGCGGCGGCCCTGATCGCCCCAGACACGGGGATTTTTCATGACCGAATAGCCGTAGAATACCATCATCAGGCCAAGGGTGAGCTGAAAGCCAAAAAACATTTATGATACCTCTTAATCTTCAAACAGCGGCTTCATCAGGGGCAGGAAGTCCAGCGTTGCAAAATAATCACGCGGCGTCTCGGCACGGCGGATCAGACGGTGGGTGCCGTCCTCGCACAGCAGCACCTCTGCGCTGCGCAGCTTGCCGTTGTAGTTGTAGCCCATGGCAGAGCCATGTGCACCGGTATCATGGATATAGACGATATCGCCAATGTCGATCTTGGGCAGCATACGGTCGATGGCAAACTTGTCGTTGTTCTCGCACAGGCCGCCCACCACATCATACATGTGGTCGCAGGGCTCGTTTTCCTTGCCCAGCACAGTGATGTGATGGTATGCGCCATACATGGCGGGACGCATCAGGTTGGCAGCGCAGGCGTCCAGACCAATGTACTCCTTATAGATATGCTTTTCGTGGATGGCCGTTGCCACCAGAGCACCGTAGGGGCCGGTGGTAAAGCGGCCCATCTCGGTAAAGATGGCCACATCACCCATGCCGGCGGGCACCAGAATCTCCTCAAACTTTCTGCGCACGCCCTCACCGATGGCCATGATGTCATTTTCGGTCTGCTCCGGACGGTACGGGATGCCCACACCGCCGGACAGGTTGATGTAGCCGATGTGCACGCCGGTGGCCTTCTGCACCCGGACTGCCAGCTGGAACAGGATGCCTGCCAGCTCCGGATAGTATTCATCGGAAATGGTGTTGGAGGCGAGGAAGGCGTGGATGCCGAAGTTCTTGGCACCCTTTGCAGCCAGCTTCTTGTAGCTTTCGACCATCTGCTCCTCGGTCATACCATACTTGGCATCGCCGGGCTTGTCCATGACCTGAAAGCCCTCTTCGCTCTCGCCCAGACTGAAGGTGCCGCCCGGGTTATAGCGGCAGAAGATGTTCTCCGGCACGCCGGCGACACGCTCCAGAAATTCCACCATGGTGGCATCGTCCAGATTGATATAGGCGCCCAGCTCGTAGGCCTTCTTCATATCTTCCACGGGAGTTTGGTTGGAGGAGAACATGATATCGCTGCCGGAGAAGCCGCACACCTCGCTGAGCATCAGTTCGGTCAGGGACGAGCAGTCCACGCCGCAGCCCTCCTCCTTGAGGATCTGCAGGATGACAGGGTTCGGCAGAGCCTTGACGGCAAAATACTCCTTGAAGCCTTTGTTCCAGCTGAATGCCTTGTTGATGCGGCGGGCATTTTCACGGATGCCCTTCTCGTCGTAGACATGGAACGGCGTGGGCACATCCTGAATGATCTCCTGTGCCATCGCCTCGGTCAGAAACGGTTTCTTTTCCATAGTAACATCCCTCTCATTTTATATACACGCGGCCGATTGCCGCAGTGACGTTGGTAGAAGCTCCTTCCGTCATCGCTGACGCGATGCCACCTCCCTCTTTGAGGGGGCTGTCTGCGCAGCAGACTGGGGGAGTTCACAGCTTCAGATTCTGGCGGGTGGGGGTGAAGGTGGGGATCATCTTTGCCAGCTGCTGCACCACACCCTCATCGTTGTGCTGGGCGGCTTTGGCAAGCTCCTGCAGCTGCTCGTAGAACTCGGCAAGGTCGATGCTGCGGGGCGAGGCCACAAAGATCTTGTTATGCTGGGTGCGGCGCATCTTGTCCTGCTCCTCGTCCATCATCAATTCTTCGTAGAGCTTTTCGCCCGGGCGCAGACCCACGATCTTGATCTCCATATTCACGCCCGGCTCATAGCCGTAAAAGCGGATGAGCTGCTTTGCAAGATCCATGATCTTGACCGGCTCGCCCATATCCAGCACATAGATATTGCCGCTTTCGGCCAGCGCACCAGCCTGCAGCACCAGCTGGGCCGCTTCCGGAATGGTCATAAAGTAGCGCTCAATGTTGGGGTCTGTCAGGGTGACAGGCCCACCTTTTTTGATCTGGGCCTCAAACAGCGGAATGACGCTGCCGTGGCTGCCCAGCACATTGCCAAAACGCACAGCCACACACTTCATATCCGTGTTGCCCGCAAAGGTCTGGATGAGCATTTCGCAGATGCGCTTGGTACATCCCATCACACTGGTGGGGTTCACAGCCTTATCGGTGGAAAGCTGCACAAACCGCTCCACGTCGTGCTCGCTGGCGCTCACCAGAAGGTTCTTGGTTCCCAGAACATTGTTCTTCACGGCCTCGGCAGGGCTCACCTCCATGAGCGGCACATGCTTGTGAGCCGCCGCGTGGAACACCACCGTGGGGTGATAGGTCTCAAACACCTCGTCCAGCCGTTTTTTGTCCCGGATGGAGCCCACCAGCACCGTTACCGGGATATCCCGGCCGTACTTCTGCTGCAGCTCCATCAAAAGCTCATAGGCGCAGTTCTCGTAGATATCAAAAATAAGCAGCTTGCCGGGCTTGAAGCGCATCACCTGACGGCACAGTTCGCTGCCGATGGAGCCGCCGCCGCCCGTGACCAGAACGGTCTTGCCGGTAAGGTAGCCGGAGATCTGGTCCGTATCCAGCGTCACCTCATCGCGGGAAAGGAAATCCGCCGGGTTCAGCTCGCGGAAGGCTCCCTGCTGGGGTGCGCCGCTGCCCACCAGCTGCGGGTCGCTGAGCAGCTGCACCGCACAATGGGTGCTGACACACAGGTCGATGACATGGTTCAGTTTGCTGCCTTTCAGGGTAGGGATGGCAATGATGATGCTGTGGATGCCGTAGCGATTGCACAGCTCCGGGATATCCTCCAGCGTGCCCTTCACCGGCACCCCGTGGATGGTCTGGTTCAGCTTTGCGGGGTCGTCATCAACCGCCACCACAGCATGCCCGTATTCCTTATTGGACTTGCACACGTTGATGGCCCATGCACCGGCCTCTCCTGCACCCACGATCATCACGGGCCGGTTGGGGTCTCTGCTGGCAGAGCCGCGCAGCTTTTCGCCCAGCGGGTGGTTCAGGAACAGCCGCCATGCCAGACGGCTGCCGCCCACCAGCAGGAAGATGAGAACCGCTGCCATGCAGTTGGCAGAGTTGAACAGCACACCGTGGATGCACAGACGGTTGACACCGTAGACGATAACGGTAGGCACAGCCACCGTTGCCGCCAGACGCATCAGGTCGCGTTCACCGGCGTACTTCCACAGTACGGAGTACAGCCCGCTGAACAGAAAGCTGGCAATGTACACCGCCACGATCCATGGCAGATTTTCGTACAGAAGCTCACGGTTATGCGGCCACCAGGCAGCTTCCACTGCTCCGTCTGCCCGCAGCAGAAGCGCAAAATAAAAGCTGAATGCAACAATGGCTGCATCCAGCAGCACAAGCAGCGCCCGGCGCGCAAGCACCTGCGGCGTGTTCTTTTTATCTTTCACAAAAAAGTCCTCTTTTTGCACACGGCGTAAAACGCCGCTGTTTTTTCCGGAAGGAGCTTCCGGCGTTCCGTCCTGCCCGGCGCACCGGACAGCCCTATCTTTATATTATACTCAGAAGCGCAGGGAATGTCCAGAAAATTTGCAGGAAAGGCGTCCCCTTGCGGGAAGCTGCCGCCTCAGGCGGCTGATGAGGGCGCAGGACAGCAGTATTTTACCCTAAATCCCCCTCATCCGGCGCGGGTGCGCCCCGCAGCAGGCTGCCTGCTTTTTGTCCGGAGGGCTTTCACTTCCTCCCCCAGCCCCAGCGGCCATGCCGCCAGCAGGAATACTGCCGCCGTCATGCAGCCGCCCGCCCCCAGAGCCGCCAGCTGCATGGGCAGTTCCGACCTCAGGCCGTCCGCAAGCAGCTCTTTCAAAAAAGCACCCGCCCCTGCAGCCAGCAGCGCCGCCAGAGCAGGCGCACCCAGCCAGCGGCGGAAAGCGTGCCGCGTGCCGCTGGAAAACAACAGCCGCCCGGTGTTGGCAATGCAGGTGTACAGGCTGGAAAGCAGGATCACTGCCAGAAATCCTTTCATGCCAAAGCGCGGCAACAGCACCACCACCCCGCCAATGCGCAGGACGGAGTCCCACACGCTGTAGCGGAACGCGGCCTTCTGCTCCCCCACCCCTTTCATGGCTCCGTCCACCATGCTTTCCAGATACATCAGCGGCATGGCGGGGGCCAGCGTTTCCAGATAAAACCCGGCTTCGGCGCTGCGGTATAAAAGCTGTGCCAGCGGGCGTCCCCACACCCAGAACAGCGTCCCCGCCAATGCAGAAAAATAACCGGTGAGCCGCAGCATCCGGTCCAAAAGCGCATTGAGACGTTTGGTTTGGCCCAGAATATGGGCCTGCGTGATCTCCGGCATCAGCAGCACCGAAAGGCTCCCCAGCAGCCCAAAGGGAAAGGTGAGCAGCGGCAGAGCCATGCCCTTGAGCACCCCGTACTGCTTCAGTGCTGCGCTGCGCCCGCCTGCGTTCGCCAGATATACCGCAAGGCAGGCGGGCACCAGCATGTTCTCTGCGGTGTGCAGGGTGCTTGCCAGCACCCGCCCACCCTCCACCGGCCACAGGATCTCCCACAGACGGCGGGCCGGGTCTGCCGGGCGGACGGCTCTCTGCCCCACAAAAGCGCTGCGGGCATCCCGCCGGTAAAAAGTCAGCATACACAGCGCTGACACCGCTTCGCTGACGGCTGTTGCCCCCAGCACCAGCATACAGCGCACGCCCACGGCAGCCCCTTCGGTACGGGTGAGTGCCAGAGCTACCAGCGCAATGCGCACCGTCTGTTCAGTAAGCTGGCTGAACACATTGGGGGCCACATGCCGCCGGGCGATGAAAAAGCCCCGCAGGACCGCAGACACTGCCATCCATGGCATTCCCAGCGCTGAAACGCGCAAAGCTCCGGCAGCGCGGACATCGCCCAGCCACCACCG is part of the Faecalibacterium sp. HTF-F genome and harbors:
- a CDS encoding oligosaccharide flippase family protein, which gives rise to MRQSYLKNAALLTGSDVVLRLAGMGLRIWLANELGGEGMGLYQLVLAVYSLFITLATAGVSVAATRLMAEELSGPDSARGAARGMLRRLLAAGLLLGLFAALLQLATADLAARWWLGDVRAAGALRVSALGMPWMAVSAVLRGFFIARRHVAPNVFSQLTEQTVRIALVALALTRTEGAAVGVRCMLVLGATAVSEAVSALCMLTFYRRDARSAFVGQRAVRPADPARRLWEILWPVEGGRVLASTLHTAENMLVPACLAVYLANAGGRSAALKQYGVLKGMALPLLTFPFGLLGSLSVLLMPEITQAHILGQTKRLNALLDRMLRLTGYFSALAGTLFWVWGRPLAQLLYRSAEAGFYLETLAPAMPLMYLESMVDGAMKGVGEQKAAFRYSVWDSVLRIGGVVVLLPRFGMKGFLAVILLSSLYTCIANTGRLLFSSGTRHAFRRWLGAPALAALLAAGAGAFLKELLADGLRSELPMQLAALGAGGCMTAAVFLLAAWPLGLGEEVKALRTKSRQPAAGRTRAG
- a CDS encoding diaminopimelate decarboxylase family protein, with the protein product MEKKPFLTEAMAQEIIQDVPTPFHVYDEKGIRENARRINKAFSWNKGFKEYFAVKALPNPVILQILKEEGCGVDCSSLTELMLSEVCGFSGSDIMFSSNQTPVEDMKKAYELGAYINLDDATMVEFLERVAGVPENIFCRYNPGGTFSLGESEEGFQVMDKPGDAKYGMTEEQMVESYKKLAAKGAKNFGIHAFLASNTISDEYYPELAGILFQLAVRVQKATGVHIGYINLSGGVGIPYRPEQTENDIMAIGEGVRRKFEEILVPAGMGDVAIFTEMGRFTTGPYGALVATAIHEKHIYKEYIGLDACAANLMRPAMYGAYHHITVLGKENEPCDHMYDVVGGLCENNDKFAIDRMLPKIDIGDIVYIHDTGAHGSAMGYNYNGKLRSAEVLLCEDGTHRLIRRAETPRDYFATLDFLPLMKPLFED
- a CDS encoding nucleoside-diphosphate sugar epimerase/dehydratase, which codes for MKDKKNTPQVLARRALLVLLDAAIVAFSFYFALLLRADGAVEAAWWPHNRELLYENLPWIVAVYIASFLFSGLYSVLWKYAGERDLMRLAATVAVPTVIVYGVNRLCIHGVLFNSANCMAAVLIFLLVGGSRLAWRLFLNHPLGEKLRGSASRDPNRPVMIVGAGEAGAWAINVCKSNKEYGHAVVAVDDDPAKLNQTIHGVPVKGTLEDIPELCNRYGIHSIIIAIPTLKGSKLNHVIDLCVSTHCAVQLLSDPQLVGSGAPQQGAFRELNPADFLSRDEVTLDTDQISGYLTGKTVLVTGGGGSIGSELCRQVMRFKPGKLLIFDIYENCAYELLMELQQKYGRDIPVTVLVGSIRDKKRLDEVFETYHPTVVFHAAAHKHVPLMEVSPAEAVKNNVLGTKNLLVSASEHDVERFVQLSTDKAVNPTSVMGCTKRICEMLIQTFAGNTDMKCVAVRFGNVLGSHGSVIPLFEAQIKKGGPVTLTDPNIERYFMTIPEAAQLVLQAGALAESGNIYVLDMGEPVKIMDLAKQLIRFYGYEPGVNMEIKIVGLRPGEKLYEELMMDEEQDKMRRTQHNKIFVASPRSIDLAEFYEQLQELAKAAQHNDEGVVQQLAKMIPTFTPTRQNLKL